DNA sequence from the Falco peregrinus isolate bFalPer1 chromosome 1, bFalPer1.pri, whole genome shotgun sequence genome:
AAATCCTGTACAGAAAAAGgtataacttttaaaatatatgactCGTGCAGCACTGCAGATTGCTGCAACACTATTAATACAGTGAGAATCTGTACTTATGAAttaatttaggaaaataaatgcaaagtggcttttctgttgcaaggttttttttgttttaaacatcttCCTACATTCGCCACAATTTATATCAAGTAGACAGTTCCAAAGACAGTAAATTAACTCTTCACCTCCATAACAGAATAGTCGTAATAGTCATCCccataatagaaaaaaagataatcccATTCAGCCAATTGTTCGGTCTAACATAAGCCTTTTAATAATTATGCAACCACGTATATAATTTCATAGGACATTATCCAGTTTTGATAAAAACTATGTATTCTTCAGTTGTTGCGCAGTGGAACTCAGGTTTAAGCTCTCTTTAAAGTGAATAAGGTGATGTCTTTTCAAATGTGGGGCCTGTCTGAAATTTTTACCACAAACTAAACATTCAAAAGGCTTCTGTCCAGCATGCATTACATAATGTCTTTCAAGCTTTGAAGGAGacttaaaaattttaaagcagataCTGCACTGATACAATTTGttaacatcttcatttttttcagtatcttcagAAAAGTCATGCCAACAGCTGTaacagcttttctctgtttccaaCAATTTACTACCCAAATACGACGGCTCTGTGCTTCTACTGCTGGTGTCAAGAACAAAGTCCCCTGACTCGATTTCAACTTTGATTTCAGCTGCATGGTTTGACTGAATCAGCTCAAATTCTTGAAAGCTAGATGCCTGTGAAGGTGTTTGAGAACAACCCGAATAACCCACAGGCTGAGAACACTTAAATTCAATGTGATCTCCCCGATGACTGAAAAGTTTGTTCAGGTTTTCAAATTCTTCCTGGCAAACTGGGCTTTTATAGGGTCTCTTTTCAGTATGGGTGAGCTGATGTCTTTTTAAGTGAGCTGACTGTCTAAATGTCTTCCCACAAACATTACAGCCAAAGGGCTTCTGTCCCGTGTGTATAAGATAATGTCTTTGAAGTTTGGATGAAGATGGAAAGATTTTTTCACATCTGTCACATTTACACACTTTGCGTCTGTTATGTATATTTTtagcagaagctgaaaaagcacAGTGAGGTACTTCTGAATTATCAAAGAAACCATCATCTGATGAACCATAAAAAGCATCTTCTTTATTATCCACTGAATCATCAATGTTTAACATGCTTTCACCAGGAAGCATACCTTCTAAATTAATTCCAAAGTCGTGAGGTTGCAGGTGCTTCTGCCAAGGTAATGGCACAGCTAAGGTTCTTTTCATCCGATTACTAAGTACCTTGTGCATGTCAAGCTTGCTATGGCAATCCTTGAAAGGTTTAGTAGAAGCATGCTGATCAGAACACTGATCTCTAGCTGCAACCAGGTCAGAACTTTTAAAGTGACccgattttattttttttctatcagtCAAAGCAAAGTCTGTTGCCTTTCCTCCAGTACACTTCAGCTTCATCAGGATCTTATTTTTCATACTGACTGCGTGGCTGCATGCTGTTGTACCATTATTTGAACTTTTGCCATCTCTTAAGTAACATTTGTGCAAACTTAGAACCTGCTCTGTTTCAAAACACTGCTCACATGCAGGGCACTGAAATGGTACAACATAAATTGAGTGAACATCAAGTGGGTTTTTCTCCTGTGACTCGTAAGTGTCAGCATTCTCAAGACTATCCCTCTTTCCTTCGAGCAGGTTGTGAGGTCTGGCATATTTAAGAGTCTTTGCTTTGTATACAATATTGGGGAAAGTCTTATTTCTGGCATGGAGCTGTTTGTGCTTCATGAGtttgctctgtattttaaacCCCTTCTGAcaaaaacagcactgaaaaggcttttcttcagTGTGTGTGAGCTGATGGATTTTCAAGTGCGTTGACTGTCTGAAAGATTTGCCACATGAAGAACACTTGAAAGGTTTCTGGCCAGTGTGAATAAGGAAGTGTCTTTCTAGCTTAGATCTTGACGGAAATGTCTTGTTACATGATTCACAAGcatgacttttctttctcctcctggcACCACGTAGATGATCTGCCTTCAGACATTGATGCAGTGTCCACCGTTCTTCAGCTGTAAAAGATTTCCAGCACGCAGAACATTGAAATATGCCACAAGTGACCCTGTCTTGCTCAGAATCCACAgagttttctgcttgtttcGTATCATTCTGATAATTTTCGTTATGAAGCTGCTGATGCTTTAAGAAAGTGATTAAGTTTTTGAAGTTTCTATAACAAACAGTACACTTAAAAGGCAGCTTATGGGTTAACTGATGCCTCTCCAGGTGGACTAGCTGCCTAAATGTTTTATGGCATACATGACATTCAAATGGCTTTTGACCAGTATGTATCAGATAATGCCTAGCTAATTTGGATGGAGTTTCAAACTGTTTATAGCAAATGTCACAAATATATGGCTTTCTTTTGGGTATCCTGTCAGCTGTTActtttaccatttttaaaaagcaattacaCCTCGCCTACTGTTAAGTTTCTTCAGATAGGTATTTCAAGTGAAATCAATTGCATGCTAAGATGGAAGGATGTAGAAGAAGCAGATTTTCTTAGATGTTCTTAAATCCCACAGGTCCCTAAAATAAGAGAGAGAGTATTATTTTAGCCTACATTAATATGTAATTGTCTAAGTTTGCCTCGTTTTCTACATAAAAGACCAAAAGCATCTAGATTAGAATACTCCTGATTTAACTTAGcttaaaaggcttttcttctAACAGAGTAATCACTTGTTATGTTACataatatggaaaaaataaacttgtttcTTCCGGAAAGTAGTCTAAGTCATCTGTGCTGTGAACACAGCTATACTTCCACATAATATTCAGTTCAGCTACCTTATGATGTTTTAGGTTATTTACAAATAAAGCATGTTCTTAACAAAATATACAAGaacttactgaaataaatttctccCCTACAGCAGTAACTAACTCCCATATATATTTATGAAgatgagagaaagagaaaactagGGATTCTTGGGCATcgaaaataagaaattaatgcAGTGTTAGTGAGGAGTAAAAATACTTAGTTTCAATGTATTGTTAGTTACTCTTCACATTTCTACATGTTATGAACTGTATccagtaataattttttttttgctgactgGTTCTGGTGTTTGCCAGTTTGAGATAAAGCAACAACACGCTAACCATAAACTGCAACCAGAATAAGGATAACCCCCAAAACAAGGACGAACACAGGTTTATACTCACTGTTTCACAATACAGCTAGACTATCAGTGATACCTAACCATGCATATACTCTGAAATCATCATAAATATGAAGGTCGTTACCGTAATTCATCATAATGAATGTTTTAGTCTAAACCAAACCCATTAAATAGGTTTAATTTTCCTTGGTTTATCAACAGACTGAACACACTTGGGCAAGCTACTGTGTCTCAGCTAAGGCATAATGACTtacaaacaagaaacagaaactttATAAGTACCTGAGTGCATGAAAAGTTATTAAGATATTCATAGGAACAGCTAAAAATCACTCCAAGTAACCATTTCACCCAAGCCGTCCACTGCGAGGCCTACTCACGTCTAGACAGCCTCCAAAGTGGTCTTAACTTCCTCTGAAAGAGGTTCCTTAACCTCAGCAGAGCTCCTACTCCAACATCGCACCCTCCCACAAAGCTTTTCCTGGCACTCAGCTATGCCTTTCTTTACTACAAAGTTATTTCCATTCTCCTGTGAACTTGGAAAATAACTGCTCTTTGTCACAACTTTATGTATTCTAactctccccctttttttttttttttggtaaactGGGaaaattctggggtttttttaagtattgcTTTTAGTtccactaaaaaaacccacaaacacaacaACTTGCAGCATCTAGGGCAGATTAAGTCTTCCAGTCCACAAGAGCAGTAcaaacagcagaataaaaatacctCTATGCTATACCTGTATctccttataaaaaaaaaaaaagggatggaGGGAGCAAACTTTAAAGCAACCACATAATAATTAGGACTTGTAGTAACTTTGAGATACACAAGACATTTCTAATAACTATAATTGCTGATATTTTGATACTATAACTCACAAGTTTTATATCCTTTCTACATAAcagcagaataataataataaaaaatcgTTTATTGTCTCCAAAACCCCTGCCTCTTCACAAAGAGTTAATGTCCCTAGTTTTTAAGaattcagaaatacttgaaaattcCATTCAAAGTCactgccaagaaaaaaagcctaCTGCAATTTAAAGCAAGCTACAATGAGActcaaaagactgaaaataccTGGTAAATCAAGGTTTTTCTTACGCTTAATGGAAAGAAACCTGGCCATCTGGTAGGATCATTCTACCTCTAACAGATATGTTGCTGTATGATTGTGGGCTTTATTAAATAACATTTGGATCTATGCCTTATATATGCATGTACAACTGC
Encoded proteins:
- the ZNF770 gene encoding zinc finger protein 770, which translates into the protein MVKVTADRIPKRKPYICDICYKQFETPSKLARHYLIHTGQKPFECHVCHKTFRQLVHLERHQLTHKLPFKCTVCYRNFKNLITFLKHQQLHNENYQNDTKQAENSVDSEQDRVTCGIFQCSACWKSFTAEERWTLHQCLKADHLRGARRRKKSHACESCNKTFPSRSKLERHFLIHTGQKPFKCSSCGKSFRQSTHLKIHQLTHTEEKPFQCCFCQKGFKIQSKLMKHKQLHARNKTFPNIVYKAKTLKYARPHNLLEGKRDSLENADTYESQEKNPLDVHSIYVVPFQCPACEQCFETEQVLSLHKCYLRDGKSSNNGTTACSHAVSMKNKILMKLKCTGGKATDFALTDRKKIKSGHFKSSDLVAARDQCSDQHASTKPFKDCHSKLDMHKVLSNRMKRTLAVPLPWQKHLQPHDFGINLEGMLPGESMLNIDDSVDNKEDAFYGSSDDGFFDNSEVPHCAFSASAKNIHNRRKVCKCDRCEKIFPSSSKLQRHYLIHTGQKPFGCNVCGKTFRQSAHLKRHQLTHTEKRPYKSPVCQEEFENLNKLFSHRGDHIEFKCSQPVGYSGCSQTPSQASSFQEFELIQSNHAAEIKVEIESGDFVLDTSSRSTEPSYLGSKLLETEKSCYSCWHDFSEDTEKNEDVNKLYQCSICFKIFKSPSKLERHYVMHAGQKPFECLVCGKNFRQAPHLKRHHLIHFKESLNLSSTAQQLKNT